The following coding sequences are from one Musa acuminata AAA Group cultivar baxijiao chromosome BXJ1-6, Cavendish_Baxijiao_AAA, whole genome shotgun sequence window:
- the LOC103986799 gene encoding gibberellin-regulated protein 6, translating to MAKLVVLLAIALLAISMADSGYKVLAKEIKHSEGEYILTSNGRGTLQTYQCPSQCSRRCSKTQYHKPCMFFCQKCCIKCLCVPSGFYGNKGECPCYNNWKTKRGGPKCP from the exons ATGGCTAAGCTTGTTGTTCTGCTGGCCATTGCCCTCCTAGCCATTTCCATGGCTGACTCTGGTTACAAG GTGCTGGCCAAAGAAATTAAGCATTCTGAAGGGGAGTACATACTG ACTTCAAACGGACGAGGCACCCTGCAAACCTACC AATGCCCATCCCAATGCTCAAGGAGGTGCTCAAAGACACAATACCACAAGCCATGCATGTTCTTCTGCCAGAAGTGTTGCATTAAGTGCCTCTGTGTACCCTCAGGTTTCTATGGCAACAAAGGAGAGTGTCCTTGCTACAACAACTGGAAAACGAAGAGAGGGGGCCCAAAATGCCCTTGA